The Cryptomeria japonica chromosome 6, Sugi_1.0, whole genome shotgun sequence genomic interval caaatatcatttgtgaggcggcttcacagaccatatcggctattcgctctttgagtagccttttggtttctcaggttgggtcagtagctcaacctacttttgatggtagtggtgcatccagtGGTGCTGACgcatcatcctcggctccacacatatgcgtgccccatagttgtgtcatgtgtgggaacgtatgcttgggtccagttggacaacccgttgatcctcctgCGGACATTGCAgattatgagatgcatgatgcaccagatgttatgacacaaaCTAGAGGATACCCTaagggagtcctcgcatgctagaggcgaggaggcaccgtcatcatacattgatgatgtagtggtaagatttgtattttcacagttcatgttatattttaaatgaatatttataatctagataatattaagtactaatttttatttacatgatctatttaacagttgatgaccaaggaggagttgagacagattcaaaagggcaccttgtcggccatttcatttggccttgatagcttgacaatacatatattattgcacccagtcctttgtattttattgtacatacatactcatcatttatattgctattaattagattatgtagtaacttgcatttatatcttattttactcttgtagggcacaagcagcacgagtgtggggcaatgtgatttaggatctggcagtgcagttggagacaagggaaaggtaattgaatgcaaatatgattgaatgaatagtttaaatagcttatagtgattatacacgtatagacatagattgatagtttcatatacttgttgtgtatatgtacagagaattcttggcttcacatccttgatgactacatccagtatacctgaagatgaagaagaagaacaaatgcctcgagtagatgtgtgtttattttattttgtgtttagtagatataatttgttattatcagtgacaattatatgctaacttatatcaatgtcatgtttctgaacatatgtaggttgtgtatgaaaatattgaaaacatgcctcctctactgaagacatacatcaagagtctttcaaagccaaagagaaaacgtggagatgaggtaaacatgaatagttcaattatagttcatttttatgttaacttttgtgaatgtgaattatataatataactaatattaatcgtggtttgtttttcttgtgcaggatcctttagagcgGAGCAGTGCGGCAAaaaggatcgattttgatgatccatcagcaccttaggatgttatagatatttttgggatgcttacatgtctatttggcatgtatattttgtatatggacatacattcacatatttagacatacattttgtttcagttggcatttatgccatatttgtgtatggacatacatttgtaatcatttgacatttttatatatatagaagttgatattcgatcatataaattgttgctcatttgtgcgtggtgttatcatggaaatctttaatcttcattccaataattaacaatggttaataatggttattcaatgaacaatacaattcatttcatttcatcataagtgttgtttgtataatgaacaatataattcatttaatgaacaatacaatacaactcatttaatgaataatacaatacaatacaattcatttaatgaacaatacttgatacaattcattattaccttatgcatggtcctattttcccccccacctcAGTCGAAAGCTcaaggttttattagggcagcaatttttcggctagcgaaaaaatcatcagtctcattcaatcgaatgttgtcgcatagcaaatttctcgttcagctcattgcgatgatgaaccgtcagctccgacatgtccaattaggcattatcaACCTATACAtagtcctatttccccccccccacttggtcgaatgctcggggtcatatcctactggcgtcgtccctttaGTGGCCTAAgttgtaaaaattgtcaaactttgatgggccctaactcagaatccgtggcacctgcaaatgatccgtttgaacctacggggccacgagaggggtccctacaaaatcctatcttgttttttaagtttccctatggttttattagggcagcaattttttggtgagcaaaaaaatcgtcagtctcattcattcgaatgttgtctcgtggtcgttttctcgttctgctcatcgcaatgACGAACCGTCAACTCTgatatgtccagttaggcattattaccctatgtatgctcctattcctctccccccccccccccactcggtcgaacgctcagggtcataccctaccaacgtcatcccttgagcgccctaagttgtaaaaattgtcaaactttgatgggccctaacttggaattcgtggcacctgtgaatgatttgtttgaacctacgaggccacaagaggggtccctacaaaatcctatatcggtttttcaattttccctacggttttattagggcagcaatttttcggtgggcaaaaaaatcgccagtctcattcatttgaatgttgtctcgtggtcgttttctcgttctgctcgtcgcaatGATGAATCGTCGActtcgacatgtctagttaggcattattatcctatgcatgctcctatttttcccccccacttggttgaacgctcagggtcataccctaccagcgtcgtcccttgagcgccctaagtgctaaaaatatagataaacaagcattacactgtagacacataatgatcatcaatatttccatgtattgtatacacataattaccattacacttgcatgtgacatccatgacgggatatgcaaacatgatttttttttcattatcaatacaactacaccaatatactcatgtatagatacattgtatatcatcaatataactaaaccaatttgctcatggatattgtatatcatcatatcaatgttacatcaattcacatccatatacaaatataacatcccacttcatttgcatcagacatcctcatgtcctaagagaaaagcttacgtacagcaatgcctgcatataaatgaagaccaaaataagtaacctttttatgcagaatgaatgtgctacaagaaacaaattataacacttaatacaaattagtttggaaaattataaatagatcatttgaaacattttttaagacgtacaagattgtataattatgaaacttaccagtttctctgcaaagtatacaagcataactttgaagaaagacgcatgttgattaaagcccttctcactgcatttgtctgcatggttgaagatgatggtagatatggtcatttctaaatagaaatacattcacttgacttaatgtttatgcacaaaattttatctcattaatgcacataggaatatgtaccatcaccaagagagggtcttgtcaaagacaaatgatctagcatgaacctgtatttttaagaattgttagtctacacataaaatgcatggatgaacataaaggatttatgataatcacttcaattgaaatgcatgataataaatgaaaaggtaggattatataccataaaaatacatcccttcgaattatatcaacataacccactatgttgacgcaaaaatcataatgtgatattgttgtatatcatcaaaaaagacctgcatgagcataaaggttttgtgataattatatcatcaaaagttatcaaatagtgttctctaataacaagaattgtaaagctcatcaaatgcgtgataataagtcgtgttgcaaaaatacatcccttccgattatatcaagtgtacccgctatgtgcatgcaaaaaccatgttgccaaaaaaaaaagttcatcaatagacctgcattttgaacacatccttaatatacatgtaacaaacttgaacattaaggtttgaTGATCATTGTATGAAatgatgaaatgcatgataaaaaaataaggcaccattaaagacctactactcaagtgtgcctgaagggtcatctcttttcttaggagtatccagtattgcttcatgatcaacggtagtcactatccgtagctctttggtcttcggttttgcttgatgcttcaacaacttgacatttgtagctataataaggtgtgaatacattataatggttttgtgtctctcatagtcttcaaatgcaggtatgccattctttctaatcatgtatgttcacaaccaagttcccacaacaacaactgaacctgtaggatatgtaaacccgtcatcatctatcactagttgtgttagcttttttttccctgtacacatcgtgccaaccaatattctgatctctcttcattcccttgtggtgcaacaactacaaaaaacatgtcctggttgtacaagatctgatagacgaccATACTCAAGTGagctttccatgtcatcgtttgacaaggatattgtttgagataaaggagttagatagtggggaacccacgtatcaacccactcacttgactcgcattgatcccaatcacactgaacacaactctgacaaaaataagacaacgctcatgtccaaatggtccatgtacttgcatctgagatgagaaatgaatgcatctttgaagaatctttaattgtttgacaatccaatctatctcccactgttccctcttcaaccaaccaaaataatctgctcacttctgaatcaagagtacctccatgtgacaatgctgaactacaccaatcaacaatagaatgtgcatcagagaaatttgtacccgaaatcctcaatttctccttaactagagctctcttcaaacatgcacttgctccatcatgctctcccttcccatgccctgcctcaaaaaaacaccaaatatgaggtataggcctctctacatgcattctactcaaccaataaaacatacgggaattcttgaattgactcgtacagttatctgaccatattatatgtcggtcaattgcaatgtctttctcatgcaagaactcaaaaaaattctcgaaagaatgttgcacatactcagaggagtgtgatctatcatcactcatataaaaatgacactccctgattatcttcctctcctcttctgtactatcaggagcatgtctatatgtaatgtgaacaaaaatagcaatctagactgaattatagtactgagattgtacctcattctgtggttgcaatgtatagttctctgcaaaatcaaacaccgatacaatagtgccaatcgggaaagagttctttcACATCCTGAattattgatccaaccactgagacctatgggtgtgccttgcatacttgtagaaaagattttccttaaaatccaaaataaaatcagcaatattcacttctcttgagactaattcgcatctagaaccttcacctccactcttcaaagtatatttcactatctcatatctttttttctcaacataattctttccaaactcgtgttcgctgccctcatgaaaacatgaaacaaactttgacaacccaccatattctgagcacttctcattcaaacaatcatttctatagaaatagcagccatcatctctagggcataaaaatagatcttgcaagtctcttgatgatcttggaagtagaattgcaccacactcctacaacatctcattagtatgaaCCGTAtaacaaatatgacataaaagttcatggtacattgaaaactccacatggtacttgcaacaacaagtattgcgaatcttaagaggaacacaataaaatggtttcaaagattcaaaggccctttgtggtattttcaaagttggatgtacttcacaaaaaaatttgtacaacattgtttggcttgatttcaagaaatgtttgggatgcggtgtgcggtcttggTTGCTGAttattaatttcaaaacgtcctttacattgggtgacagtctagaattagagtgccaaaattgttgaatctcctccttcacattgtcagtcaactttctatcaacacaaggaaacctcccaccaaaagcccatgtatcttgttgaaatGGATCGTCAAGtatttgtcttcatgcaagtgatctatccaaatttttacggtttatgttaaaatcaacacaagtttgtctcatttgacaagccttcctcaattgatggcttactaaggaggttgtaatcacttttcgagcgactctcttatctctttctttggtattctttacaatagaattgagagcatcaaatagattttttgcaataatagaatttctctccatcttcttgttcatatgaatcttcaatttgtttagcaatggtctcatctttatcatctttagcaattgaacaaagagttggcattgctcggtcaatgtcttattgctaaaattttggtcgaaaagttgtgtagcccacaactgaatggttcttgttgacctcttgccttcaagatttgcaataatgttctcattgatttcaaataaccattttaagGTTCTTGAAGGTactggatttggaatttgtctttcatccatgagaggatcttcatttctaaagtaattaggtgttacatatggttcactgggttgagaaattccaccttcaatgtcaaatttttccacattttcacctcctatgtcaaaattttccacatgttgagcattttcattaaatcactttcaacattttcaacattttcaaaattttcactttcaaaatctacatttttcattttcgataacttgtgacacattttcaaattcaattttctcttcacttgaagtaacattagcaatatttaacataccttgccttatcctcctatgacattctctatctctttatctatacacttcaatttggtcatttgaaagttttgttttgcgtttagacttccaacgactactactccccatttacctccacacagatgctcctaaatgattgacaatgtaagatttgactttaagaatctcccaaaatcataaatttgtctcaacctgtttgAAAACCCATGATCGTCAACATAAAACAGAATATGCAGACTATGggctgttggaatccacaaaatggcccacaaggctcttttttatttacaaaaatcggatatctgatttctgattttaatgtataaatttgtggttccAAATTTTTTTCCCGTTGTCGcctttttttttactgttgccacattaatgacaatggtagaaatcggatatccgattttattagtcatattttagagagagagagaggaggagagggagagagagattagtggagagagagagagagagagattatgtgtcataaggggtcctatggtgtcctaaggggtcgtacgacaccataggggtcctatggtgtcctaaggggtcgtaggacaccataggggtcatatggtgtcctacgacccattaggtcatcatatgaccccttaggtcatcatatgaccccttaagacaccatattgggtcattatggatcATATTATGCCCTAATgaatcatattgtgtcatatgacccctttaagacatcatatgaccccttaggacataatatgaccccttatgacaccatattggatcgctttgggtcctatggtgtcctaaggggtcatattatgtcctacgacaccttaggacaccatatgacccataacaacacaattttgtgtcttaaggggtcatatgatgtcctaggacaccatatgacacctatggtcaccatatgacccctaacgacaccatatggtgtcataaggggttgtatgttgtccttaggggtcatatggtgtcccatgaacccttatgaccccttaggacaccatacaacccgttatgacaccatattgggttgttatgggtcctatggtgtcctcagAGATCATATTatatcctatgaacccttaggataccatatgacccctaacgacaccatatggtgtcataaggggtcctatggtgtccataagggtcatatggtgtcctatgaccccttaggacaccatatgaccccttaagacaccgtatttggttgttatgggtcatattgtgtcttaatgggtcatattgtgtcatatcacccctttaagacatcatatgaccccttaggacacaatatgaccccttatgacacaatattgggttgctttgggtcctatggtatcctaaggggtcatattgtgtcctacgaccccttaggacaccatatgacccataacgatacaatttggtgtcttaaggggtcatatggtgtcctaggacaccatatgacccctatggacactatatgacccctaacgacaccatatggtgtcatacggggtcttatgttgtccttaggggtcatatggtgtcccatgaacccttatgaccccttaggacaccatacgactcgttaggacaccatattggatcgttatgggtcc includes:
- the LOC131876457 gene encoding uncharacterized protein LOC131876457; the protein is MTTSSIPEDEEEEQMPRVDVVYENIENMPPLLKTYIKSLSKPKRKRGDEGTSSTSVGQCDLGSGSAVGDKGKRILGFTSLMTTSSIPEDEEEEQMPRVDVVYENIENMPPLLKTYIKSLSKPKRKRGDEDPLERSSAAKRIDFDDPSAP